A stretch of the Fusarium musae strain F31 chromosome 2, whole genome shotgun sequence genome encodes the following:
- a CDS encoding hypothetical protein (EggNog:ENOG41~MEROPS:MER0031563) — protein MADIAEDKSLGLTYASHQYGKHDPFSFIHGGAWRDPRNNENDFTESIKRIVISGAVAILDIAGFVSIDYRLSPHPDFPQESATIKHPGHLEDIWSALNYLQGKYELSNNYILVGHSAGATLAFQLLMSGDILASHPKGPLPLAIVGVSGIFDLVGLNDRHNGGYAGFIEAAFGDDKSAWEKASPARFGSSFRDNWASGKLAMLAWSTEDTLIDEPEIDNMASLLTEQGLKVEVNKHLRGEHDFVWHDGSQIARLVITTLHHLNRI, from the exons ATGGCCGATATTGCCGAAGACAAATCCCTGGGACTCACTTACGCGTCTCACCAATACGGGAAACATGACC CTTTCAGCTTCATCCATGGAGGTGCTTGGCGTGATCCTCGTAACAATGAGAACGATTTCACCGAGTCTATCAAGCGTATTGTCATCTCGGGTGCAGTTGCGATACTGGACATTGCTGGCTTTGTTAGCATCGACTATCGGCTATCACCTCACCCAGACTTCCCTCAAGAGTCTGCCACCATAAAACACCCAGGTCATTTAGAAGATATCTGGTCAGCTTTGAACTACCTACAAGGCAAGTACGAGTTGTCAAACAACTACATCCTGGTCGGTCATTCTGCGGGTGCAACACTCGCGTTCCAACTTCTCATGAGTGGGGACATTCTCGCCTCTCACCCCAAGGGACCCTTGCCCCTTGCCATTGTTGGAGTATCAGGTATATTCGATCTTGTTGGGCTCAATGACAGGCATAACGGCGGGTATGCTGGCTTTATCGAAGCCGCATTCGGTGACGATAAGTCTGCCTGGGAGAAGGCCTCTCCAGCCCGATTTGGATCAAGCTTTAGAGACAACTGGGCAAGTGGGAAATTAGCAATGCTTGCATGGTCTACTGAGGATACACTTATTGATGAGCCGGAGATTGATAATATGGCATCCCTTTTAACAGAGCAGGGACTCAAAGTTGAAGTTAATAAGCACCTCAGAGGCGAGCACGATTTTGTATGGCACGACGGGAGCCAGATTGCTCGCCTAGTCATCACCACTCTTCATCACTTAAACAGGATATAA
- a CDS encoding hypothetical protein (EggNog:ENOG41): MNRGRAAARGSRRGAAAASSRAAGENNATTSTPDVTDTPGSATPVPHSIAITSTRGGTTTRATRAPAAGRFRPKNIRRDEAERDSLARQEEQKASERAADERKARGRSRFRSKRSRGDAMGRGGFGRVISGASGPFSSGAAGSGGRGSGGWFGGGGGGGGGFGGGGGRGFKSDSKPGFAQASRSREARINADKLHVHTPEEDLDSEDEAMIEALNSRAVSVLPMGIYRREHKDEGVIVATTAELEAAENAQAIPSTPSKEEESLWVDGDTDEPLLMDENAEDGGIWENDSKTPVIKKEPGLDDSMDLDIETKADAGDKDKQPSETPAPQTKKPKQDPEEAMIQTDLEILAHELGAVEISEGEEGKTEGPSNKDGRMYLFQFPPVLPPLKPITRPSSINKVKPEPGQGEDNVLESTPAAADTEPVDLINDKNIAGTNVPGFEDPEQKAGFMSSLLSTGGMVGQLKVRKSGRVELDWGGSTMELNPATGMNFLTTAVIIEENDEKPRPGVIGGESIGMGKIMGRFVLAPKWDDEEDWEVSSEDLRIE; the protein is encoded by the exons ATGAACCGTGGTAGGGCAGCGGCCCGGGGCAGTCGGAGAGGTGCGGCCGCGGCAAGTTCACGGGCAGCCGGTGAAAACAACGCCACCACTTCTACTCCAGACGTTACAGATACTCCAGGCAGTGCCACTCCAGTACCTCATAGTATAGCGATCACATCAACCCGTGGAGGGACTACCACTCGGGCGACAAGAGCCCCTGCAGCTGGTCGCTTCCGACCCAAGAACATTCGCCGAGATGAAGCAGAACGAGACAGTCTTGCCCGACAGGAGGAGCAGAAAGCCAGCGAGAGAGCAGCAGATGAGCGCAAAGCGAGAGGGCGCTCACGTTTCAGGAGTAAAAGGAGCCGTGGTGATGCCATGGGTAGAGGCGGTTTTGGTCGAGTCATCTCGGGAGCCAGTGGTCCATTTTCCTCTGGTGCAGCAG GTTCCGGTGGGCGTGGAAGCGGTGGTTGGTTcggcggtggaggaggaggtggtggtggttttgggggaggtggtggaagaggatTCAAGTCGGATTCGAAACCTGGCTTTGCTCAGGCATCACGATCTCGCGAGGCCCGAATCAACGCGGATAAACTCCATGTTCATACTCCCGAAGAGGATCTTGATAGCGAAGACGAGGCCATGATTGAGGCACTCAATTCCCGCGCCGTTAGCGTACTTCCTATGGGTATATACCGACGAGAACATAAGGATGAGGGCGTCATAGTGGCCACCACAGCAGAATTAGAAGCTGCGGAAAATGCTCAAGCTATTCCCTCCACCCCTtcaaaggaagaggagagcctTTGGGTGGATGGCGACACAGACGAGCCTCTTTTAATGGACGAGAACGCAGAGGACGGTGGCATTTGGGAGAATGATTCGAAAACACCAGTCATTAAAAAGGAGCCCGGACTCGACGACTCCATGGATTTGGATATCGAGACAAAGGCCGATGCaggagacaaagacaagcagCCTTCCGAAACACCAGCGCCACAgaccaagaagccaaagcaAGACCcagaagaagccatgatcCAGACAGATCTGGAGATTCTCGCCCACGAATTGGGTGCTGTCGAAATCTCCGAGGGCGAAGAGGGCAAAACAGAAGGCCCTAGCAACAAGGATGGTCGCATGTACTTATTCCAGTTCCCTCCTGTCTTGCCCCCTCTGAAGCCAATTACCCGACCCAGCTCCATTAACAAAGTCAAGCCTGAGCCTGGTCAGGGAGAAGATAATGTTTTGGAATCAACACCAGCCGCCGCTGACACAGAGCCGGTGGATCTCATTAACGACAAGAACATTGCAGGAACTAATGTACCAGGCTTTGAAGACCCCGAGCAGAAGGCTGGTTTCATGTCCAGCCTGCTATCAACAGGCGGTATGGTAGGCCAGCTAAAAGTACGCAAGTCAGGTCGTGTAGAACTGGATTGGGGCGGCAGCACTATGGAATTGAACCCTGCCACAGGGATGAATTTCTTAACAACGGCCGTCATCATTGAAGAGAATGACGAGAAACCTCGTCCGGGGGTCATTGGTGGAGAGAGTATCGGAATGGGCAAGATTATGGGTCGGTTTGTCCTTGCGCCAAAgtgggatgatgaagaggattgGGAGGTCTCATCCGAGGACCTAAGGATTGAATAA
- a CDS encoding hypothetical protein (BUSCO:EOG09260R84) has product MDNNASPSPDPDATTRRRSGRVVRAPAKFTPDTTTQSTNPKRKRDDQDDEEEDEEEDAENEAPDSDEEMSNEPDNDSDEDHFAPRSRKKSSQTSRAKKPSAKKPKINGSKPLRPARVTHAAKSLPSRPKKSVRIEDAAVKGHGLYSHLFGSGDSSKSVAEEWLASYKINAVAATADLVNCILQCAGCDQLITEDDVLDLDNVAGRLADLQSIYQEQQITDYPLISRTKHSRSFRDVLISFFECLIVDMHQCRLMYRDETFLDNLHTWLASMSSSSLRPFRHTATTISLAVQSALVTVANDLDYRLKKSTEKRDKEQTNKDRKACADAIQSFFDTVFVHRYRDVDPKIRTECVEALGNWIISLPVIFLEPGYLRYLGWMLSDTNAPTRLEVLKQLTKVFRRDAGQLGHFIDRFRPRLVEMACKDSDVAVRVAAIGVIDVLRDQDLLEGEEVDAIGKLIFDNELRIRKAVVGFFVACTRDAISEKTKELRDSEATEDIPRGKKASVDAPRLEWIDLKCLAETLAIYDNQIEEEHQSGQILGLDVAVDLLESAVPETRISLAAQVLFEKVNAIKQWTLLAGYLLFDHTTSSKSRSKGSNPDIAFKKAVAPTTEEESILLDVLSSAVKSSLTHAPEHDRSRKKPQTGKEAEDVRISPEDTAAELVIVIPPLLSKFGAEPDTAAIVLRLAHFLDLELFKPLRQNTNRYEKLLDEIVTQFNRHDDKRVLSEATAALLHSRQYGELEEIADNKLSYLWETAITSLHNFDKTYELSSRGNLGEAPLRELSTVLLKISKLASIADCIDVLEADEDSSESTTNPPIQILANIVHRGKYEPLDDQDIDDLEDEVVSFAIKTCQFYFMWKTLAYSKLLSTTGSIADGELDRLSALRQTFRRHLIETLSSRAAIDQLRLFATGSLCDLHLTFATLRPTVDQLRPSSSSESQPSNGEKYKTLIQDIESGLIPELIAIFDGTEKQYAKKIKKDKTLNEPAEDEDPMADEDEEDEDEDEGLSEEERFTAELKAEKALCELTAKYVLVITARLVDHKGSHAGKLRRRLLRNQNKLGNNFKEVVTYLDEEKLAERTRKKATHTQASTSTKPQKAQLSEAVIIGEDDEDDIFDDTPPPEEGSREDLRAKGLLEDDPIEDDDENEDEEAERPTHESDDDVIGD; this is encoded by the exons ATGGACAATAACGCGAGCCCGTCTCCGGATCCTGATGCGACAACGCGTCGCCGATCGGGACGCGTCGTGAGGGCACCCGCCAAATTTACTCCTGATACTACAACTCAATCGACAAATCCAAAGCGCAAGCGAGACGATCaggatgacgaagaagaggacgaagaggaagatgcagAAAATGAAGCCCCCGAttcagatgaggagatgagCAACGAGCCCGACAATGACAGCGATGAAGACCATTTTGCACCGCGCTCTCGAAAGAAGTCGTCGCAAACAAGTCGCGCAAAGAAGCCTTCAGCCAAAAAGCCCAAGATCAATGGTTCCAAGCCTTTGCGGCCTGCGCGAGTGACCCACGCAGCCAAAAGTCTCCCGAGCAGACCTAAGAAGAGTGTTCGCATTGAAGACGCTGCTGTGAAAGGGCATGGGCTCTACT CCCATCTATTCGGATCGGGTGATTCTAGCAAATCGGTGGCAGAAGAATGGCTGGCTAGTTATAAGATAAACGCAGTCGCAGCCACTGCTGACCTGGTGAACTGCATCCTTCAATGCGCTGGCTGTGATCAGCTCATCACAGAAGACGACGTTTTAGACTTAGACAACGTTGCAGGACGACTGGCAGATCTTCAGAGCATTTACCAAGAG CAACAAATTACCGACTATCCTCTCATCTCCAGAACCAAACATTCACGATCCTTCCGAGACGTgctcatctccttcttcgaaTGTCTCATTGTTGATATGCACCAATGTCGTCTTATGTACAGGGACGAAACATTTCTTGACAACCTGCATACATGGCTTGCTAGcatgtcctcatcatcactacGACCCTTCCGCCATACCGCAACTACTATATCTTTGGCAGTCCAGAGTGCGCTGGTCACTGTCGCTAACGATCTGGACTACAGACTCAAGAAGAGCACTGAAAAGCGTGACAAGGAACAGACCAACAAAGACCGCAAAGCTTGCGCGGATGCCATCCAGTCTTTTTTCGACACTGTTTTTGTGCATCGTTACCGAGATGTCGACCCCAAGATTCGAACTGAGTGTGTGGAAGCACTCGGGAACTGGATCATTTCCCTGCCTGTCATCTTCCTTGAGCCGGGCTACCTCCGGTATCTTGGCTGGATGCTGTCAGATACCAATGCACCCACTCGTCTCGAGGTCTTGAAGCAGCTTACCAAAGTCTTTCGAAGAGACGCCGGGCAGCTGGGCCACTTTATTGACAGATTTCGCCCGCGATTGGTTGAAATGGCTTGCAAAGATTCCGATGTCGCTGTTCGCGTCGCAGCAATTGGCGTTATTGACGTCCTCCGCGACCAAGATCTCTTAGAAGGCGAAGAGGTAGACGCCATTGGGAAGCTCATATTTGACAATGAACTCAGAATTCGAAAGGCGGTTGTTGGGTTCTTCGTCGCATGCACTAGAGATGCTATCAGTGAAAAGACCAAAGAACTGCGTGATTCTGAAGCTACAGAGGACATACCCCGGGGGAAGAAAGCCTCTGTTGACGCCCCCCGTTTGGAATGGATTGACCTAAAGTGCCTTGCTGAAACCCTTGCTATCTATGACAATCagatcgaggaggagcaCCAAAGTGGTCAGATATTGGGATTGGATGTTGCGGTTGATCTTTTGGAGTCTGCTGTTCCAGAGACCAGGATCTCGCTGGCAGCCCAAGTTCTATTCGAGAAGGTCAATGCGATTAAGCAGTGGACACTCTTGGCAGGATATTTGCTCTTTGATCACACAACCAGTTCAAAATCGCGATCCAAGGGAAGCAATCCAGATATTGCGTTCAAGAAGGCTGTCGCACCTACTACCGAGGAAGAATCGATCCTCCTGGATGTGTTGAGCTCAGCAGTAAAATCCAGCCTGACACATGCGCCTGAACACGACAGATCAAGAAAGAAGCCACAGACAGGCAAAGAAGCCGAGGATGTACGAATAAGCCCTGAAGATACAGCAGCCGAGCTGGTCATTGTAATCCCCCCTCTTCTAAGCAAGTTTGGAGCAGAGCCAGACACAGCCGCGATTGTTCTTCGCCTAGCGCATTttctcgatcttgagcttttcaAGCCACTACGTCAAAACACAAACAGATACGAAAAGCTGCTCGACGAAATCGTCACACAGTTTAACCGACACGATGATAAGAGAGTTTTGTCAGAAGCAACTGCGGCGTTATTGCATTCGCGACAGTATGGAGAGTTGGAGGAAATCGCAGACAATAAGCTATCATACTTGTGGGAAACTGCCATCACTTCTCTACACAACTTTGACAAAACCTATGAGCTCTCATCGCGAGGTAATCTAGGCGAGGCACCTCTCAGGGAATTGTCAACAGTTCTTCTCAAAATCAGCAAGCTGGCAAGCATTGCAGACTGTATCGATGTCCTAGAGGCTGACGAAGACTCATCCGAATCAACAACAAACCCTCCCATTCAAATACTAGCCAATATTGTCCATCGCGGCAAGTATGAGCCTCTCGACGACCAAGACATTGACGATCTCGAGGATGAGGTGGTCTCATTTGCGATCAAGACCTGCCAATTCTACTTTATGTGGAAGACGTTAGCTTATTCCAAACTCCTGTCAACGACTGGCAGTATCGCAGATGGTGAGCTTGATCGACTATCGGCACTTCGCCAAACTTTCCGCCGGCATCTTATTGAAACCCTGTCATCACGCGCTGCCATCGACCAACTGAGATTATTCGCTACTGGCAGCCTGTGTGACCTTCACCTTACCTTCGCCACCCTTCGCCCAACTGTTGATCAACTCCGGCCTTCGTCCAGTTCTGAGTCACAACCCTCGAACGGCGAGAAATACAAGACATTGATTCAAGATATCGAATCCGGCCTCATTCCTGAGTTGATTGCTATCTTTGACGGCACCGAAAAACAGTATGCCAAGAAGATAAAGAAGGACAAAACCCTAAATGAGCCagctgaagacgaagatcctatggctgatgaagatgaagaggacgaggatgaggatgagggtcTTTCCGAGGAAGAGCGTTTCACTGCCGAACTCAAGGCCGAAAAAGCTTTGTGCGAACTCACCGCAAAATACGTCCTCGTGATTACTGCTCGCCTGGTGGATCATAAGGGCTCACACGCAGGCAAGCTAAGGCGGCGTCTTCTTCGCAACCAAAACAAACTTGGCAACAATTTCAAAGAAGTCGTTACCTACCTTGACGAAGAGAAGTTGGCCGAGCGGACAAGAAAAAAGGCCACCCATACACAGGCTTCAACAAGCACCAAACCTCAAAAGGCCCAGCTTAGCGAAGCCGTTATAATTGgagaggatgacgaggatgacatcTTTGATGACACGCCGCCACCAGAGGAGGGCTCCAGAGAAGATCTCCGCGCAAAGGGTCTTCTTGAGGATGATCCAatcgaagacgatgacgaaaatgaagatgaagaagcggAACGACCAACTCACGAATCAGACGATGATGTTATAGGGGATTAG